The DNA window AATAATATTTATGGGGTATCTGCATTTATTCAGTGCGTGTTTTGTGTTTTGCCATGCTACAATATCAATCGTTCGATCCACCAATTTTGCAAAGGAATCCGGCGTTTTACCGGATCCATCGCCCATGATGTTTACACCAATTATATCATATTCAAAATCCTCAAGGGGTTTAATTGGCAGATTATCTGTCAAGCCTCCGTCAGCGTATAATTCATTTTTGATTTTCACCGGAGAAAAGATCATTGGAATAGAACAGGAAGCCACTACGGCATTGTGAATATTTCCATTGTGAATATATTCCACATCGCCAGTTCTTAGATTGGATACCGCGACATAAAATGGCGTTTTAAGATTTTCAAATTCCTCGACATCGATAAATTTCTTGAAAATCGTAGTTAGGTTCTCCATGCTCACCAAGCCGATTTTTGAAAGCGACATTTTAAAAGCCGAGTAAAACTTATGCTTTTTGGCGATGTCTGCCATTTCGTGACTTTTAAGCCCGGCAGCAAGCATATAGCCTACTATTGATCCGGCACTGGTTCCGGACACCGCCTTCACATTCATTTCAAATTCCTCAATGGCTTTTATGACACCAATATGTGCCAATCCCCTTGCCCCTCCTCCACTCAGGCAAAGCGATACAGATTTTCCGGTCATACAAAATCGAAATAATTAAAACGTGAATTTATATTATTTGAGGAAATCAGGGCAACTTAAAGTTTTTTTCTTTGGTTTAACCCTGCTTTTTCCGGGTGGGAATTGAAATTCATACACTAAGCTGAGCTCATGTGCTCCACCGGTACCGGCTCTGAGCTTAGATACTGTAAGATCATAGCTGTATCCAA is part of the Hyphobacterium sp. CCMP332 genome and encodes:
- a CDS encoding patatin-like phospholipase family protein; amino-acid sequence: MTGKSVSLCLSGGGARGLAHIGVIKAIEEFEMNVKAVSGTSAGSIVGYMLAAGLKSHEMADIAKKHKFYSAFKMSLSKIGLVSMENLTTIFKKFIDVEEFENLKTPFYVAVSNLRTGDVEYIHNGNIHNAVVASCSIPMIFSPVKIKNELYADGGLTDNLPIKPLEDFEYDIIGVNIMGDGSGKTPDSFAKLVDRTIDIVAWQNTKHALNKCRYPINIIEAQKYGIFDFKKVDELVELGYNEALKIFKKEPDFV